In the Desulfobacterales bacterium genome, one interval contains:
- a CDS encoding glucose-1-phosphate adenylyltransferase — protein MMKDVLGLIMGGGQGARLYPLTKLRAKPAVPLAGKYRLIDIPISNCLHAGIDKIAILTQFNSVSLHRHIQRVYARDMFSDGWVQILAAEQTPDSTNWYQGTADAVRQQLFQIKQVQARYVLILAGDHLYDMDYRDFIRYHIDTRADITMAVQPVGADMAPALGILKRSAEGRILDFVEKPATEKLPNLESLPGTDAPYLASMGIYVFPTDLLLEVLKREGDDFGKHIIPGAISDYRVMGYVYDGYWADIGTIRRFYEVNLEMASPERPFDLYSPGRPIYTRARFLPPSRVHGTVLKHVLLADGCRISAAEITHSVVGLRSIIDEKAVIRSSVIMGADFYETVTDIEENKRLGRPRIGIGRGTHIEAAIIDKNARIGRNVRIRYLNDRPDAETDNWVVRDGLVIIPKNAVIADDTVI, from the coding sequence ATGATGAAAGATGTGTTGGGCCTGATCATGGGGGGAGGACAGGGGGCACGGCTTTATCCCCTGACGAAACTGCGGGCAAAACCGGCGGTTCCGTTGGCTGGGAAATATCGCCTGATCGATATTCCCATCAGCAATTGTCTTCATGCCGGAATTGACAAGATCGCCATTTTGACCCAGTTCAATTCGGTGTCCCTTCACCGGCACATTCAGCGGGTCTACGCCAGGGACATGTTCTCGGACGGCTGGGTTCAGATTCTGGCCGCCGAGCAGACCCCCGACAGCACCAACTGGTACCAGGGAACCGCCGATGCGGTGAGACAACAACTGTTCCAGATAAAGCAGGTTCAGGCCCGATATGTTTTGATACTGGCCGGAGATCATCTTTACGATATGGATTACCGTGATTTTATCCGGTACCATATCGATACCCGGGCCGATATTACCATGGCGGTGCAACCGGTGGGAGCCGACATGGCGCCGGCCTTAGGGATTCTTAAACGAAGTGCGGAGGGGCGGATTCTGGATTTCGTTGAAAAACCGGCGACGGAAAAACTGCCGAATCTTGAGAGCCTTCCGGGGACCGACGCGCCCTATCTGGCTTCCATGGGGATTTACGTCTTTCCAACGGATCTCTTGCTTGAGGTCCTGAAAAGAGAAGGGGATGATTTCGGAAAGCATATCATTCCCGGTGCGATTTCCGACTACCGGGTGATGGGGTATGTATATGACGGCTACTGGGCGGATATCGGAACCATCCGCCGATTTTATGAAGTGAATCTGGAAATGGCATCGCCGGAGCGGCCCTTTGATTTATACAGCCCGGGACGACCGATTTACACCCGCGCACGGTTTCTTCCGCCATCCAGAGTGCACGGCACCGTGCTGAAGCATGTGCTTCTGGCAGACGGATGCCGGATTTCCGCGGCGGAAATTACCCATTCGGTGGTGGGGCTGCGTTCTATTATCGACGAAAAGGCCGTTATCCGTTCTTCCGTGATCATGGGGGCGGATTTTTATGAAACCGTAACGGATATTGAAGAGAACAAGCGGCTTGGACGACCCCGCATCGGCATCGGGCGCGGTACGCATATCGAAGCCGCCATCATCGACAAAAACGCCCGCATCGGGCGCAATGTGCGCATTCGGTATCTGAATGATCGACCCGATGCGGAAACGGACAACTGGGTCGTCCGGGACGGACTCGTGATTATTCCCAAAAATGCGGTGATTGCGGACGATACGGTCATATGA
- the glgA gene encoding glycogen synthase GlgA: MKILFVSPEIAPFAKTGGLADVARALPKAIRTLGHDIRSVMPKYPSVSRSGAILRPVASFFVPMHNGRQKAVVHRAENDGVPIYFVENEAYFNRDGHYGIGNWDYPDNLERFVFFCKAALAYCQADGFSPDIIHCNDWQTASLPAILKLRYRKNAGTPVFSNAPATIFSIHNSAYQGLFPASQWPVLTLPDSYYTYDFEYYGQINLMKSAVIHADILHTVSETYAREIQTTEFGFGLQGVFQQRSDDFYGILNGVDYDEWNPAIDPHTYGIQYSPDDLSGKQAIRSRLRAEFHLPDRDDFPLIGMTSRLVAQKGIDLITACAEGILHLGAQLIMLGDGEHRYRDFFEWLLRKYPDQVGVYIGYNNDLAHKIIAGADLFLMPSHFEPCGLTQIYSLKYGTLPVVRLTGGLADTIRDGVNGFTFFDYSPHFFYEAVKRACTVFRHGKNQWRRMMATAMNEDFSWQRSAEKILDMYRKALHR; this comes from the coding sequence ATGAAAATTCTATTTGTTTCTCCTGAGATTGCGCCCTTTGCCAAAACCGGCGGACTTGCGGATGTGGCCCGGGCGCTTCCAAAGGCCATCCGGACCCTCGGGCATGACATTCGCAGCGTGATGCCCAAGTACCCGTCGGTTTCACGTTCCGGAGCCATTCTGCGCCCTGTTGCCTCGTTTTTCGTGCCGATGCACAACGGGCGCCAAAAGGCCGTCGTGCATCGGGCCGAAAACGATGGTGTGCCTATTTATTTTGTGGAGAACGAGGCGTATTTCAATCGGGATGGCCATTACGGAATCGGCAACTGGGACTATCCGGACAATCTGGAGCGTTTTGTCTTTTTCTGCAAGGCCGCTTTGGCGTATTGTCAGGCCGATGGCTTTTCTCCCGACATCATTCATTGCAACGATTGGCAAACCGCATCGCTGCCCGCTATTCTAAAATTGCGCTACCGGAAGAATGCCGGGACGCCGGTTTTTTCGAACGCGCCCGCCACGATATTTTCGATACACAACAGCGCCTATCAGGGACTTTTCCCCGCGTCCCAGTGGCCCGTACTGACCCTTCCGGATTCGTATTATACCTACGATTTTGAGTACTACGGCCAGATCAACCTGATGAAAAGCGCTGTCATTCATGCGGATATTCTCCATACGGTCAGTGAAACCTATGCCCGGGAGATTCAGACAACGGAGTTCGGCTTTGGTCTGCAGGGGGTTTTTCAGCAACGAAGCGACGATTTTTACGGCATTTTGAACGGCGTGGATTACGATGAATGGAACCCCGCCATCGATCCCCATACTTACGGCATACAGTATTCACCCGATGACCTGTCGGGCAAGCAGGCAATCCGGTCCCGGCTGCGGGCCGAGTTTCATCTGCCGGATCGGGACGACTTTCCCCTGATCGGTATGACTTCAAGGCTGGTGGCCCAGAAGGGAATCGATCTGATAACGGCATGCGCGGAAGGGATTCTGCATCTGGGCGCCCAACTGATAATGCTGGGAGACGGGGAGCACCGGTACCGTGATTTTTTTGAGTGGCTTCTACGCAAATACCCTGACCAGGTAGGCGTGTATATCGGCTACAACAATGACTTGGCACATAAGATTATTGCCGGCGCCGACCTGTTTCTGATGCCGTCGCATTTTGAACCTTGCGGGCTGACCCAGATTTACAGCCTCAAGTACGGCACCCTGCCCGTTGTCCGCCTGACTGGTGGGCTTGCGGATACGATTCGGGACGGTGTCAACGGGTTTACTTTTTTTGATTATTCTCCTCATTTTTTCTACGAGGCAGTGAAGCGTGCCTGCACCGTTTTTCGCCACGGGAAGAATCAGTGGCGACGAATGATGGCCACTGCAATGAACGAGGATTTTTCTTGGCAGCGTTCGGCCGAAAAAATACTTGATATGTATCGGAAGGCGCTTCACCGTTAA
- a CDS encoding chitobiase/beta-hexosaminidase C-terminal domain-containing protein, giving the protein MLFMPQHAMRPPTSLKSTTSVYAAGQVTLYRTSPTVTAAPPAGSYAEAQLVTLTTDETANIYYTTDDTDPTVDSTLYTEPIPINAGTTLRTTAVDAAGNKSPGTTHTCLIGTTDITVHVATDRGALLSGIKVYVFTAAGAYTGKYAVTDDNGQANFSLPEVAFKVRIDYLDRPYWSRDFTGKNTSVHIFMADALVTVTSGGLPQPGINVYLFSTAGTYLGLFKTTDAHGTAAFDLADGTYTFRIDYLGHQFWSDPVSVPDVMTADITIGHAATEVTVTTRNSPLEDANVYLFSETDEYLGLYRVTGTDGRAAFNLLAGIGFKFRAVILGNQYWTNSTGGDSARHCTAKSGSLALCTTSFLSLRSDPAVAGNALAIRIAFPLAGAASASFSGPGLPDSLGKQKTGSEEPVITAYPIAFPGGNP; this is encoded by the coding sequence ATGCTGTTTATGCCGCAACACGCGATGCGCCCCCCCACCAGCCTGAAAAGCACGACGAGTGTTTACGCTGCAGGCCAAGTCACCCTATACCGCACATCGCCCACGGTGACGGCGGCTCCGCCCGCAGGCAGCTACGCCGAGGCGCAACTGGTAACACTCACTACGGATGAAACCGCAAACATCTACTATACAACCGACGACACCGACCCCACGGTGGATTCGACCCTTTATACGGAACCGATCCCCATCAATGCCGGAACAACCCTCAGAACAACGGCTGTGGATGCCGCCGGAAATAAAAGCCCCGGCACGACGCACACCTGCCTTATCGGCACCACCGATATCACGGTTCACGTTGCCACAGACAGAGGCGCGCTACTCTCCGGAATCAAAGTATATGTATTTACGGCCGCAGGTGCCTATACCGGAAAATACGCGGTCACGGACGATAACGGCCAGGCAAACTTTTCCCTGCCTGAGGTCGCCTTCAAGGTTCGCATTGACTACCTTGACCGCCCATACTGGTCGAGGGACTTCACCGGCAAGAATACATCGGTTCATATTTTCATGGCGGACGCACTCGTCACGGTCACCAGCGGCGGTCTGCCGCAACCGGGCATCAATGTCTATCTCTTTTCGACCGCCGGAACCTACCTCGGTCTTTTCAAAACCACGGATGCTCATGGAACGGCCGCTTTTGACCTGGCCGACGGTACCTACACCTTCCGAATCGATTATCTCGGGCATCAATTCTGGAGTGATCCGGTCAGCGTGCCGGATGTCATGACCGCCGATATAACCATCGGGCATGCCGCTACAGAAGTAACTGTCACCACCAGAAACAGTCCGTTGGAAGACGCCAACGTATACCTTTTCTCGGAAACGGACGAATACCTCGGCTTATACCGGGTCACCGGCACCGACGGCCGGGCGGCATTCAACCTGCTCGCCGGCATCGGATTCAAGTTCAGAGCCGTTATTCTTGGAAACCAATATTGGACAAACAGCACGGGCGGTGATTCAGCCCGACACTGCACCGCCAAATCAGGTTCACTTGCGCTGTGTACCACTAGCTTCCTATCGCTTCGTTCAGACCCTGCCGTTGCCGGCAACGCCCTTGCGATTCGGATTGCCTTCCCCTTGGCCGGAGCTGCGTCCGCTTCTTTCAGCGGACCGGGTTTGCCCGACTCGCTGGGCAAACAAAAAACCGGCTCCGAAGAGCCGGTCATTACGGCTTACCCCATTGCATTTCCCGGTGGCAATCCATGA
- a CDS encoding ADP-ribosylglycohydrolase family protein, producing the protein MNARAMVFASFAADALALGGHWVYNADVIEKKYGRLDRYEKPLGRSYHPTKNKGQFTHYGDQMLLLLEDIVAADGFDPEHFANTWQQFFSTYDGYFDRATKTTLENFRNGRNFRDSGSDSTDLSAAARISPIIYYCHTTKGNFLPAVRAQTAMTHNHPDVVKSAVFFSDIAFRVLNGQTPTAAIDEAIDSCSGQKNMIRWVRQGKESIDRDTREAIAAFGQQCETEAAFPGVIHLIYKYENDLKNALIENVMAGGDSAARGLVVGMILGAHTGIDAIAGHWLSDMKAFPRISHLLEQIDHSASKNK; encoded by the coding sequence ATGAATGCAAGAGCAATGGTGTTCGCGTCTTTTGCTGCTGATGCGCTGGCGCTTGGCGGCCACTGGGTCTACAATGCCGACGTCATAGAAAAAAAATACGGCAGGCTGGACCGGTATGAAAAACCGTTGGGACGTTCCTATCATCCCACAAAAAATAAGGGGCAGTTCACCCATTATGGTGATCAGATGCTGCTGCTGCTTGAGGATATCGTGGCCGCCGACGGTTTTGATCCCGAACATTTCGCCAACACCTGGCAACAATTTTTCAGCACCTATGACGGCTATTTTGACCGTGCAACCAAAACCACTCTGGAAAATTTCCGCAACGGTCGCAATTTCAGGGACAGCGGATCAGACTCCACGGATCTCTCTGCGGCTGCCCGAATTAGTCCGATCATCTATTATTGCCATACCACCAAAGGCAATTTTCTCCCGGCGGTTCGCGCACAAACCGCCATGACCCATAATCATCCAGATGTGGTTAAGAGTGCCGTCTTTTTTTCGGACATCGCTTTTCGGGTGTTAAACGGCCAGACCCCAACCGCGGCAATTGATGAGGCAATCGATTCGTGCTCGGGCCAGAAAAACATGATTCGATGGGTCCGGCAGGGAAAAGAAAGCATTGATAGGGACACGCGCGAAGCCATCGCGGCCTTTGGGCAGCAATGCGAAACAGAGGCGGCGTTTCCAGGGGTGATCCATCTGATCTATAAATACGAGAACGACTTAAAAAACGCACTCATCGAAAATGTGATGGCCGGCGGCGATTCAGCAGCCAGGGGCTTGGTGGTGGGCATGATTTTAGGCGCGCACACCGGCATTGATGCCATTGCCGGCCACTGGCTTTCCGACATGAAGGCGTTCCCGAGAATCAGTCACCTTCTGGAACAGATCGATCATTCGGCGTCAAAAAACAAATAA
- a CDS encoding metallophosphoesterase family protein, with amino-acid sequence MAALYLSHNHPKRKANVKTDNLAHIMRIGVISDVHGNLEALHAVLADIARSEVNAIICLGDMIGYGPDSDKVVRTIQALGISTIMGNHELGAIDASQLKWFNPAARESLKQAIKMLSAESLSFISGLKPVMLDFGFRFVHAFPPDSVKTYLFAVSDDAICRAFEIMPQRVCFVGHTHLLELIAYNGSSLSRKRLPEGITRLSADQQYVINVGSVGQPRDGNHDAKYVIYDIDNQWVVLRQVAYDIDAVVDKMKAAGFPKALALRLR; translated from the coding sequence TTGGCAGCGCTTTATCTATCGCATAACCATCCAAAACGCAAAGCCAATGTCAAAACAGACAACTTGGCCCACATCATGCGAATCGGTGTTATATCAGATGTTCACGGAAATCTCGAAGCGCTTCATGCCGTGCTCGCGGATATCGCGCGCTCTGAAGTGAACGCCATTATCTGTCTGGGCGATATGATCGGTTATGGGCCGGATTCCGACAAGGTGGTCCGGACCATTCAGGCGCTGGGTATTTCCACCATCATGGGAAACCACGAGTTGGGCGCAATCGATGCTTCACAATTAAAATGGTTTAACCCAGCAGCCAGGGAATCGCTTAAACAAGCCATTAAAATGCTTTCGGCGGAAAGCCTTTCTTTTATTTCCGGGCTCAAACCGGTGATGCTCGATTTCGGGTTCCGCTTCGTTCACGCTTTTCCGCCGGATTCCGTTAAAACCTATCTGTTTGCCGTTTCCGATGATGCGATTTGCCGTGCGTTTGAAATAATGCCCCAGCGCGTCTGTTTTGTCGGTCACACGCATTTGCTCGAATTAATCGCTTATAACGGCTCGAGTCTTTCCCGAAAACGGTTACCCGAAGGCATCACCCGGCTTTCCGCCGATCAACAGTATGTTATCAATGTCGGCAGCGTCGGCCAGCCCAGAGACGGCAATCATGACGCCAAATACGTCATTTATGATATCGACAACCAGTGGGTGGTGCTCAGGCAGGTCGCCTATGACATCGACGCGGTGGTCGATAAAATGAAAGCCGCCGGTTTTCCCAAAGCGCTTGCATTGAGGTTGCGTTGA
- a CDS encoding rhodanese-like domain-containing protein → MVKGVIILFSAAVVTALTVNHFSPWGIALIGNWNTEKGVISAKPKNDVVAHEREIGDIHIVKEIYDRGGALFVDARPVEVFNEGHIAGAVPFPAGEMEERIEAFINTHAPETRIITYCSGRECEDSHILAEYLTDFGFKTVQVFVDGFPAWEKEGYPVE, encoded by the coding sequence ATGGTTAAAGGCGTTATTATTCTGTTTAGTGCAGCAGTCGTGACGGCATTGACCGTCAATCATTTTTCTCCCTGGGGAATCGCCTTGATTGGGAACTGGAATACGGAAAAGGGCGTGATCAGCGCAAAGCCCAAAAACGATGTCGTGGCCCATGAGCGGGAAATCGGGGACATTCATATCGTAAAAGAGATTTATGACCGGGGGGGCGCGCTTTTTGTCGATGCCCGGCCGGTTGAGGTGTTTAACGAAGGACATATCGCAGGCGCCGTACCCTTTCCCGCAGGGGAGATGGAAGAACGGATAGAAGCGTTCATCAACACCCATGCCCCCGAAACCCGCATCATTACCTACTGCTCCGGCAGAGAATGCGAAGACAGCCATATCCTGGCGGAATATCTGACGGATTTCGGTTTTAAAACGGTTCAGGTGTTTGTGGACGGTTTTCCGGCATGGGAAAAGGAGGGGTATCCGGTTGAATGA
- a CDS encoding MauE/DoxX family redox-associated membrane protein, translating into MNDSFTHFFSSPRAELIGRWLLGIVFLTACFHKILNPAQFAKILYGYQLVPNDVINLTAIVLPFLEGYAGLALMLGIYPKSAALLINTMLIAFIVAISINLLRGHEFDCGCFSIRNTQGPSAAVTLLVRDVICLMGGIYIMAFRGTRKGCLVT; encoded by the coding sequence TTGAATGATTCTTTCACGCATTTTTTTTCAAGTCCCCGGGCGGAACTGATCGGGCGCTGGTTACTGGGCATTGTTTTTTTGACGGCCTGTTTTCATAAAATCCTTAACCCAGCGCAGTTTGCAAAAATACTATATGGATATCAATTGGTTCCGAACGACGTGATCAACCTGACGGCCATCGTTCTGCCGTTCCTGGAAGGTTATGCCGGTCTGGCCCTGATGCTGGGTATATATCCAAAATCGGCCGCGTTATTAATCAACACGATGCTGATCGCCTTTATTGTTGCGATTTCCATCAATCTGCTAAGAGGCCATGAGTTTGACTGCGGCTGTTTTTCCATTCGGAATACACAGGGGCCATCGGCCGCAGTGACGCTGCTGGTGCGCGATGTCATTTGCCTGATGGGGGGAATCTATATCATGGCGTTTCGGGGAACTCGCAAGGGGTGTTTGGTTACATGA
- a CDS encoding prepilin peptidase — protein sequence MDLFFPTLIVFLFGLCVGSFLNVCIYRLPKGNSIVRPRSMCPVCHTTLQARDNIPILSYLFLGGKCRQCRTPIPLRYPLVELITGLLALAIVFRFSLTPAALIFFVFSAALIVVTFIDIDHQIIPDVITLPGIFIFFAASFLLPHSDLKTPLIRSLLGILSGGGSLFLVAWAYHALTGKEGMGGGDIKLLAMIGALLGWQGVLFTIFTGSTAGCLVGLLLMRSSQQKMKLRVPFGPFLSLGALLYVFWGPHLIHWYFNLLR from the coding sequence ATGGACCTGTTTTTCCCGACCCTCATCGTGTTCCTTTTCGGCCTTTGCGTCGGCAGCTTTCTCAACGTCTGCATTTACCGCCTTCCGAAGGGCAATTCGATCGTTCGACCCCGTTCCATGTGCCCGGTCTGCCATACCACCCTTCAGGCACGGGATAATATTCCGATTCTCTCTTATCTGTTTCTCGGTGGCAAATGCAGGCAATGTCGAACGCCCATTCCCCTTCGCTATCCCCTGGTCGAGCTGATCACCGGCTTGCTGGCCTTGGCAATCGTTTTCCGGTTTTCACTAACGCCTGCAGCCCTAATCTTTTTCGTCTTTTCCGCCGCGCTCATCGTCGTGACCTTTATCGATATCGACCACCAGATTATTCCCGATGTGATTACGCTGCCGGGAATTTTCATTTTTTTTGCCGCCTCGTTCCTTTTACCGCACTCTGATCTCAAGACCCCGCTGATCCGGTCCCTTTTGGGCATTTTATCCGGCGGCGGAAGCCTTTTTCTGGTGGCATGGGCCTATCATGCGTTAACTGGGAAAGAGGGAATGGGCGGCGGGGACATCAAGCTGCTGGCCATGATCGGCGCCCTATTGGGTTGGCAGGGTGTGTTGTTTACCATTTTTACGGGCTCAACCGCCGGGTGCCTGGTTGGATTGCTGCTCATGAGATCCTCCCAACAAAAGATGAAATTGAGAGTTCCCTTCGGCCCCTTTCTTTCCCTGGGCGCTTTGCTCTATGTTTTTTGGGGCCCACATCTGATCCATTGGTATTTCAATCTGCTGAGATAA
- the lon gene encoding endopeptidase La, which translates to MAETDRDDLISIIDEDDKEANVPNPLPLLPVRDVVIFTDMLLPLFIGREKSVRAAEEAVTQDRFLFLATQKDPHVENPGPDDIYTVGTVGRILRMLKLPDGRVKALVQGVAKGRVIKYVRKKPHYRVQVEFVEEKPMTEITLEVEALMRNVREHSEKILALRGEMTGDVGVILESMEDPGKLADLVASNLRLKIEESQQVLELFDPVERLRKVNDLLSREVDLSAMQAKIQSDVRDEISKSQRDYFLREQVRAIHRELGENDERAIEVEEYRKRVKKAKMPADAETEAMKQIKRLEQMHPDSAESSVVRTYLDWLTELPWSKSTKDFLDITHAKSVLDTHHYGLEKVKDRILEYLSVRKLNPTMKGPILCFVGPPGVGKTSLGQAIAKAMKRKFHRISLGGIHDEAEIRGHRRTYIGALPGRILQGLKQCGTNNPVFMMDEIDKLGSDFRGDPSSALLEALDPEQNREFSDHYLNLAFDLSRVMFILTANQTDTIPSALLDRMEVINLSGYTHEEKLQIAKDFLIPRQLKENGLKAKKIEISEGALSQMIEEYTSEAGLRNLEREIGTICRKIARKIAEGEKGIGKFTRSHLQTYLGVPKFIKEMDQEESQIGLATGLAWTQVGGEVLYVEATLMGGKGELIITGQLGEVMQESARAAMSYVRTNMEAFGAKSNVFDNQDVHIHVPAGAIPKDGPSAGIAMATALLSVVSNQPINKDVAMTGEITLRGRVLPIGGLKEKAMGALRAGIRTIIVPEKNRRDISEIPANIKRKLTFVPVSDMDQVLPIAMPGMPARKPIVKKKTGAKRKSEQKAN; encoded by the coding sequence ATGGCTGAGACCGACAGGGACGATCTGATAAGCATTATTGATGAAGACGACAAGGAAGCGAATGTTCCCAATCCGTTACCCTTGTTGCCCGTGCGGGATGTGGTCATTTTTACTGACATGCTGCTTCCCTTGTTTATCGGGCGCGAGAAATCCGTTCGCGCCGCGGAAGAGGCCGTTACGCAAGATCGCTTTTTATTTCTGGCGACCCAGAAAGACCCGCATGTTGAAAATCCGGGGCCTGATGACATTTACACGGTGGGAACGGTCGGGCGCATATTACGAATGCTCAAATTGCCGGATGGCAGGGTAAAAGCACTGGTTCAGGGCGTTGCAAAGGGACGGGTGATTAAATACGTTCGCAAAAAGCCGCATTACCGGGTCCAGGTGGAATTCGTCGAGGAAAAACCGATGACCGAGATTACGCTGGAGGTCGAGGCCCTGATGCGTAATGTGCGGGAGCATTCTGAGAAAATCCTTGCATTGCGCGGCGAGATGACTGGAGATGTCGGGGTGATTTTGGAGAGCATGGAGGATCCGGGCAAGCTTGCGGACCTGGTGGCATCCAACCTTCGGCTTAAAATCGAGGAGTCCCAGCAAGTGCTGGAGCTTTTCGACCCGGTCGAACGGCTTCGAAAGGTAAACGATCTTCTTTCCAGAGAAGTGGACCTTTCGGCGATGCAGGCCAAAATCCAGTCTGATGTGCGTGATGAGATTTCAAAAAGCCAGCGGGATTATTTTCTTCGGGAACAGGTGCGTGCCATTCATCGGGAATTGGGTGAGAACGATGAAAGAGCGATAGAGGTGGAAGAATACCGCAAGCGGGTAAAAAAGGCCAAAATGCCGGCGGATGCGGAAACCGAGGCCATGAAGCAGATTAAACGGCTGGAGCAGATGCACCCGGACTCAGCGGAATCTTCCGTGGTCCGGACTTACCTGGACTGGCTGACGGAACTGCCGTGGAGTAAATCGACCAAGGACTTTCTCGATATCACGCATGCCAAATCGGTGCTGGATACTCATCATTACGGCTTGGAAAAAGTGAAGGACCGGATTCTGGAATACTTAAGTGTTCGAAAATTAAATCCCACCATGAAGGGGCCGATTCTTTGCTTTGTGGGCCCTCCCGGTGTCGGAAAAACATCGTTGGGCCAGGCCATTGCCAAAGCCATGAAACGAAAATTCCACCGCATTTCGCTCGGCGGAATTCATGATGAAGCCGAGATTCGAGGACACCGCCGGACCTATATCGGCGCTTTGCCGGGAAGAATCCTTCAGGGGCTTAAGCAATGCGGCACGAATAACCCGGTATTCATGATGGATGAGATTGACAAGCTTGGCTCGGATTTTCGCGGAGATCCTTCTTCGGCGCTTTTGGAAGCACTTGATCCGGAACAAAATCGGGAGTTCAGCGATCACTATCTCAACCTCGCCTTTGATCTTTCCCGCGTGATGTTTATTTTGACCGCCAACCAGACGGACACGATTCCTTCCGCGTTGCTGGATCGCATGGAAGTGATTAATTTGTCCGGCTACACGCATGAGGAGAAGCTTCAGATTGCAAAGGATTTTCTGATTCCCAGGCAATTGAAGGAGAACGGGTTAAAGGCAAAAAAAATTGAAATCAGCGAGGGCGCCTTATCGCAAATGATCGAGGAATATACCTCGGAAGCGGGGTTAAGAAATCTTGAAAGGGAAATCGGCACCATCTGCCGAAAGATCGCTCGCAAGATTGCCGAAGGGGAGAAAGGGATCGGGAAATTTACCCGAAGCCATCTTCAGACCTATCTGGGGGTTCCGAAATTCATCAAGGAAATGGACCAGGAGGAGAGTCAGATCGGACTTGCCACCGGTTTGGCCTGGACCCAGGTGGGTGGCGAAGTGCTTTATGTGGAGGCCACGCTGATGGGGGGTAAGGGCGAATTGATTATTACCGGGCAATTGGGAGAGGTCATGCAGGAATCCGCACGGGCCGCCATGAGTTACGTTCGCACCAACATGGAAGCCTTCGGCGCCAAAAGCAACGTGTTCGACAATCAGGATGTTCATATCCATGTACCGGCAGGTGCCATTCCAAAGGACGGGCCTTCCGCCGGGATTGCGATGGCCACGGCATTATTATCGGTTGTTTCCAATCAGCCGATCAACAAGGATGTGGCCATGACGGGTGAAATTACGCTGAGAGGCCGTGTTCTGCCGATTGGTGGACTGAAGGAAAAAGCCATGGGCGCGCTACGCGCCGGGATTCGAACCATTATTGTACCGGAAAAAAATAGACGGGATATTTCCGAGATTCCCGCCAACATTAAGCGGAAACTAACCTTTGTTCCGGTCAGCGACATGGACCAGGTGCTGCCCATCGCGATGCCGGGAATGCC